The sequence AACATCTTTTTGAACTGTTTAATACCAGATGCAGCTAAAGTACGGATAGGACCAGCAGAAATGGCATTAACCCGGACACCTTGTGGTCCCATAGCGTTAGCCATGTAACGGGTATTAGCCTCTAAAGAGGCCTTAGCTAGGCCCATGACGTTATAATTAGGAATAGCACGTTCGGCACCAAGGTAAGTAAGCGTCAGCAATGCTGAATTAGAATTCAGCATACACCTACTGCTTTTAGCCATTGCAACAAAACTATATGCGCTGATATTGTGCGTGATAGTGAACCCTTCACGGGTTACTGTGTTTACATAATCGCCGTTCAATTGATTAACAGGCGAATAAGCAATAGCATGTACAAAGCCGCTAAAGGTTGGCCAAACTTTAGCCAAGTGTTTAAATAGTGCTTTGATATTAGCATCTGTCGTCACATCGCATGGCAATACAATATTGGAATTAAAATCGGCGGCGAACCCTTCAACTCTTGATTTAAATTTATCACACTGATACGTGAATGCTAGCTCTGCACCTTGAAGGTGCAGAGCCTGAGCAATACCATAGGCAATTGAACGATTATTAGCAACACCAGTCACTAGAATACGCTTACCAACAAGAAAACCCATAACATTCATCCTGAATAAATTAATAATATAATTATTAATTAAGATTGTTTACTACAAATAAATTTAGCAACGTTGTTTATAAACCTGTTGAATTGTAGCCTTATTTCGCTATAATAATGCAGACTTAAGTCTTGTCTTAGTGCCGGCGAAAGATACAAGT is a genomic window of Candidatus Moranella endobia PCIT containing:
- the fabI gene encoding enoyl-ACP reductase FabI; this translates as MGFLVGKRILVTGVANNRSIAYGIAQALHLQGAELAFTYQCDKFKSRVEGFAADFNSNIVLPCDVTTDANIKALFKHLAKVWPTFSGFVHAIAYSPVNQLNGDYVNTVTREGFTITHNISAYSFVAMAKSSRCMLNSNSALLTLTYLGAERAIPNYNVMGLAKASLEANTRYMANAMGPQGVRVNAISAGPIRTLAASGIKQFKKMLHHYESVAPLRRVVTITDVGNTAAFLCSDLSAGITGEVIHVDNGFNIATMNDIAFD